One genomic region from Euzebya tangerina encodes:
- a CDS encoding PP2C family protein-serine/threonine phosphatase, translating into MTERPSITSALLRGCDHTDLDRIAATAVSPGLAIALSRGREPKRYHYTDPNEDIVGATAGEESVVLVAADGHNGWSASHQAAPMLLERMTAWRTAPSRREMVLVFHEINAALHDARAGADPAQGRSRTTLSLALVRRDDHGQRYLTHATVGDSPVLVIRDRRTYRVSKDRHRFLGNSLSAPQVAGSMDYGQTDLGPHDVVVVVTDGYTNFARAGDIARLLQPTAEQSARRIIDHAGEQGAGDNVAVAVLFGDGPAHPADA; encoded by the coding sequence ATGACCGAGCGACCGTCGATCACCAGTGCCCTCCTGCGGGGTTGCGACCACACGGACCTGGACCGCATCGCGGCGACCGCCGTCTCGCCCGGGCTGGCCATCGCACTGTCCCGAGGGCGTGAGCCGAAGCGCTACCACTACACCGATCCGAACGAGGACATCGTCGGGGCGACGGCCGGCGAAGAGTCGGTGGTCCTGGTGGCGGCTGACGGCCACAACGGCTGGTCTGCCAGCCATCAGGCCGCCCCGATGCTGCTGGAGCGGATGACAGCATGGAGGACGGCCCCGAGCAGGCGAGAGATGGTCCTGGTGTTCCACGAGATCAACGCCGCCCTGCACGACGCGCGAGCGGGCGCTGATCCCGCGCAGGGTAGGTCGCGGACCACGCTCAGCCTTGCCCTGGTGAGGCGGGACGATCACGGTCAGCGGTACCTGACCCACGCGACGGTCGGGGATTCGCCGGTGCTGGTCATCCGGGACCGCCGGACCTACCGGGTCAGCAAGGACCGGCACCGGTTCCTGGGGAATTCGCTGTCCGCCCCGCAGGTCGCCGGCTCGATGGACTACGGCCAGACCGACCTGGGCCCCCACGACGTCGTGGTGGTGGTGACCGACGGGTACACCAACTTCGCCAGGGCGGGGGACATCGCCCGCCTCCTGCAACCGACGGCGGAGCAGTCCGCACGCCGGATCATCGACCACGCCGGCGAGCAGGGGGCAGGGGACAACGTCGCCGTTGCGGTGCTCTTCGGCGACGGGCCTGCTCATCCGGCCGACGCGTGA
- a CDS encoding 3'(2'),5'-bisphosphate nucleotidase CysQ: MAEPADHTLARRLATEAGRMLVALRAEHPDPGARRQALKDAGDASAQVLIARLLSEEVPSDAVLSEEARDSADRLSADRVWIIDPVDGTREFGEPPRDDWAVHVGLWERGVDDADEGELTVGAVALPALELTLGTDAPPALPPAAERPRVVVSRTRPPEEAQRVARALGGELVPMGSAGAKAMAVVRGLAEVYVHAGGQYEWDSAAPVAVARAAGLHTSRIDGTSLRYNQPDPYLPDLLICRPELAATALAAIREATA; this comes from the coding sequence ATGGCTGAACCTGCTGACCACACCCTGGCCCGTCGTTTGGCAACGGAGGCCGGACGGATGTTGGTCGCGTTGCGCGCCGAGCATCCGGATCCCGGCGCTCGCCGCCAGGCCCTCAAGGACGCCGGGGACGCCAGCGCCCAGGTCTTGATCGCGCGGCTTCTGAGCGAGGAGGTGCCGTCCGACGCGGTGTTGAGCGAGGAGGCTCGGGACAGCGCAGATCGGCTGTCGGCGGACCGGGTGTGGATCATCGACCCGGTGGACGGGACCCGGGAGTTCGGCGAGCCGCCACGCGACGACTGGGCTGTCCACGTCGGCCTGTGGGAGCGAGGGGTCGACGATGCGGATGAGGGGGAGTTGACGGTCGGCGCGGTCGCCCTCCCAGCCCTCGAGCTGACCCTGGGAACAGACGCTCCGCCGGCCCTGCCGCCGGCCGCAGAGCGACCGCGGGTGGTGGTGAGCCGCACCCGACCGCCGGAGGAGGCGCAGCGGGTCGCCAGGGCGCTGGGCGGCGAGTTGGTGCCCATGGGCAGCGCCGGCGCGAAGGCCATGGCGGTCGTCCGTGGGTTGGCGGAGGTCTACGTGCACGCGGGTGGGCAGTACGAGTGGGACTCAGCCGCGCCGGTGGCCGTCGCCCGAGCGGCGGGACTGCACACCAGCCGGATCGACGGGACGTCGTTGCGATACAACCAGCCGGACCCCTACCTGCCGGACCTGCTGATCTGTCGCCCGGAGTTGGCCGCCACCGCGCTGGCGGCGATCCGCGAGGCTACGGCCTGA